The segment GCACAAATACTCCTCTATCCTGACTCTCCCCCTGTCTCATAGGCATGCCGACACTTCAATGACAGTGGAGCCTGTGCATCTCTGTGCCCTCTGCCGCTTGTCTACAACAAGCTCACCTTCCAACTAGAGCCCAATCCTCACACTAAGTACCAGTATGGAGGGGTCTGTGTGGCTAGCTGTCCCCGTAAGTGGCTGGAACAGGTAGAGAAAGGAAACTTGGGCAGAGATTAGTGGAGTAGGAACAAGGAAAGTCACTTTAGGGGTTTCTCTATGTGTGTCCATGGGGACAGTAACAAGTTGAGTGGagaggaaagttaaaaaaagggagagacaCATGGATTATAACCCCTCTGTGAAGGACTCTTAGGGAAGAGATCAAGGGACTTTTGCCAAGGACATGAGGTCAAGGGGGGCTGCAAGAACTTCCTCTGTGGGTATCAGCACACCTGAGAGGGTGCAGCAGTGGCAGGGATTCCCTCTGCTCCCAATGTATTATAGAGTGGAAACAATGCTGGTTTGGGAGGCAGAGGACCTTAgattgaatcttggctctgccactcacaACCTTTGTTCTTCTGTAAATCACTTCAGCTCTTTGCCTAGAGTTCCTTTATCTGCCAAACGCAGGGAGTGGAGGATATGCCCACAAAGGTCCTGTTCAGCTTTAAATCCTAGGAAGGTCTGACAGAGGGtagaatttttcctttctcattttccttgctATCTTTTCTCTTTACACAGATAACTTTGTGATAGATCACACCTCCTGTCAGGGTCTGTTTTGGGGACAAGATAGTGGTAGAAAAGAATGGGTTGAAGATGTGTGAGCCCTGTGTCCAGCTGTGTCCAAAAGGTGAGTCAGTCATGTTGGTGGGgtgtaacaccaatgtgatacccacagcagttactatggatatgcatgcatatttccagagTAAGTTAGCAAAATATAAAccctcttcctcaaagatgaaaacaaaatatttattcagataccagaaagccaattccaacATGGTAACAAGAAAGTTTATACATATTACTAATACAGGGAGcacagccatccccaagccttccctctgttagaccTCCCTACAAACAAGTTctcctaggcaaaattcctccctctttcactcatgctagatgctctgcctcagctctgccctagctctgcctccctctctcaaGTCGGTCTAGTCAAAAAGTAAAGTCAAGTCACTTTGAAGTGAGTCAAGTCTGGGGAAGGCGTTCCCTTTCAGTTGGACACAGATAGGAGGCTAGGGGCCAGCTCCACAGTCTCCTTCCTTATTAAAATTCAGTGGCCTGGATGAGGGATTCTCTTTGTGATGGGATTGCTTACAAAAGCATTCTTTACTGTGCTCAGACTGGGGGAACTAAGACCAATTTGCTTTTACTTGGCTTGGAAAAGAATACACCTTCTCTGTCTTACCCTAAGGGTACTTCAACAACTGCAATTTCTCCGCATTGGATAAAGACTGTTTCCAAGGACCCCTTGCTCCCATGACATTACAGCCCTAAACATTGTGCTGGTGgcttgaatggaaaaaaagtagaaagcaaAGATTACAGGGATACTGACCCTAATAAGGACAGCTAGGAggtacagtgctgggcctggagtcaggtcaggaagatctgagttcaaatctggcctcaaactagctggacaaccctgggcaagtctctttaccctgtttgcctcagtttcctcatctgtaaaatgacctggagaaggaaatagcaagccactccagtaactttgccaagacaATCGCAaacgggatcatgaagagtcagacatgatagaagctactgaacaacaacaaaccctgATAAAAATTCAGGGAACTGCCAAACAGGGAGCCCAGGATGAACCGTTAGCCATAGCCTTCcctagaaacaaacaaacaaaaagataccTAAGAATTCATAAGAATAGACAGTTAGAAAggcaggtggctcagtggataaagcacttcctggaatcaggaagaccagaattcagtTCTGACAGATACTagcttaacctctgcctcagtttccccaattgtaaaattgaggtaataatagcacctacccagcaatctaggattgttgtgaggatcaaatgagatttttgtaaagtgctatacACAGTCCCTGACATATGTTAGgatttaataaaggcttattacTTTCACCTTCCCCACTATTTGGTTACTGGCACTTTaaaagacagctagatggcacaatggatagtatgctggacctggagtcagaaactcatctttctcagttcaaatcttgcttcagacactagctgtatgactctgagcagATCACTttatcccatttgcctcagtttcctcatctgtaaaatgaactggaaaaggaaatggcaaaccactccagtatctttgccaagaaaatctcaagcaacagtcaggcatgactgaaaagagTGAACAACAAAGACCAACAAAACTTGCTCCAAGGCAATTGCCTCAGTGGCTTCCTGGGTATATGCCCAAATAATATACCCACTAACCCTTAGCTCCATGGGCAACTAAGAGAGGAACTCACCTAAACCAAACATATCCTCCACTGGTACTAGAGCAATGCCCGATAAGTCAACAGAAGAAACATGCTTCTGTGCCCATGGAAGAGAGTgtgcccaggggcacacaacCAACACACCCTTAACAGCTATACTTCCCTGACCTGCCTTCACAGAAGCAACCACAATATGTTCTTACAGCAATCGGCACTCATGTTAGGAATGGAATAGCTGTTGTGATGATATAGTCCATTTCCAAGCTCACTGCCCATACCCTCAAGATTCACAATGGTTGGAGGTTTGGATAACCAGATCATATTTCTATTCATAAAAGAACCTTCTAACTTTACCCCACAATGGACCTGGGATCAAGGCATCACATAGTACCTACATGGTCCATATCACCCTCAGGTAGCTGGGATAACTGAGCAATGGAACGGATAGTTAAAAGCTCAACTCATAAACCTCACTTCCAACAACCCATGGAAAAGGTGGCTAGATCACCTTCCTTTGCAACCTTCACTACATGCCCAAAGAGATCTTCTCTTCTGGTCCAAGTGCTAAACATATATCTATCAGGGAATGGAGCCCAGGGATTGCAactgacctttaaaaaaaaataatttatttgttttcagttttcaacaatcacttccatatgttttaaatttttctccccctccctcccctctcccttcccacgacagcatgcaatcttatatgggttctacacatacgctcttattaaacacatttttacatcagtcatgttgcatagaagagttaaaacgaatgggagaaaccatgagaaaaaccaaaataaaatgtaacaaaatagaaaatagtctgcttcattctgagttccaactctatagtgctttctctggatgtggatggcattttgtatggAGTACTTTAAAaacgttttaggtccttacatggctgtgaaggactaagtctatcagaaacagtcctctcacactgtggctgttactgtgtataatgttctgctggttctactcattccactcagcatcagttcaaataagtttcaggttttcctgaagtctgcttgttcgtcatttcttgtagcacaatagtattccattacattcatataccacaacttgttcagccattccccaattgatggacttctcagttttcaattctttgccaccacaaaaagagctgctataaatatttttgtacatgtgaatccttttcccatttttatgatctctttgagatacagccctagaagcaatattgctggatcaaaaggtgaTTGCAATTTGACTGATATACCATACCAGGAGTCACAGCCCAACCTCAACCCTGCTCCAACTCCTGTTTTTGTATGGCCCTTGTTCTAAggatggtttttacatttttaaatacaagaaaactttattttaaaatgtaaaaatcattctaaACTCTTGGGCCTTACAAAAACAGACAGCAGGGACTATGGTTTGCTTATCCCTATACAGCACTCACAACTGACTCTGTTTCCCCCACCAAAGCTGAGCCCAAGTGCATAGGGCTAGTTAGGGAAGTGTAGATACCAGCTTCACAGATCActgttctccttccttctcctcctctccaccctCTCATAAGCTCCTGTTTTTACTTCTcaggaagagaaggagacagTTTTCTCAGGTCTCTACATTCCTTTCCCAGCAATGTCATGGAATGGTTCTGGttgattttttcctccacctattTGCAGCTTCTACAATTAGAAGCAGATGGAAAGGTTTGGTATAGACATATAGGGGGTCATAAATCAATGTCCACAGATATCATAGCAGGCATAGGAAATATGATGTTGGTTGCAAAAGGGAACATGGATTATCATTTAGTGGGGAATAACACACAAGACCAAGAAAAGGTGGAAAGGAAATGGGGTAAGAATCTAAAATGTCCATTACGCTTCTAGGCAATTCTGAGACTCCTATGATGATCAATCCTGCTACAAATAGCCCCAGTCCTGATAGCCACCGTCCTCTGGCCTGCCTGTCACTAAGACTCCTACCTATTTGGTCCCAACaattcttctgcttctgctttcaGTTCTACTGCCACAAAGTCAAAAATCTACAGAAATACACCAAGACTATCGCTAAGGCATCTAACCTGACATTGTTCTGAGTACGACACCCAGTCTGGTCACCCCAAGGAACAACCTTTTAGTATCTGTGAAAAGAATGTGACTATAAAGAACATGACCAAAGAAacctacccctccccccaaatagaACAGGCAAGTCAAGGGGATGGATTATGAGGACTGATCTGTTGTGAGGACCTACCTGACAGAAGTGACCTTTTGTTTTTAACCACAGAGTAACCCAACTCTGTGCCAGAAGTTCCTACATACCTAATACAGGTTTAATCAACCTCATTTGGGAAAGGAATGCAAAGCTCTCCTGATTGTAAAGTTTAGTAAACTACATCTAATCCAGGCATTCAAGGTTAGAGAATTTGCCTAATCACAATGCCTTTGGGATGAATAATGCGTGTTGGACTCTAAACCACCCACTGATTGACATCTCCAAAGGCCCCCTTCCCACCTAATCTCTGTAAATCTTCCCAGAAACAACAATCAGATATAAGGGCAGAGACTCTCAATTGGGATACACATCTCACCACACTCTCATGCCACCCACCACCGTACACTTGCCCATGGGACTGAAGGGCTATGGAGCTACACACTTGTGTGCCTGTGAGTAATCAATTGCCTGCCTTATAATTCTTTAAGTACTTATGTTCCTTCTCAGTAACTCATTCACAATTTCTTATTGTTTCATGAACTCTGAGTTTTACTCAGAGATCTGCCCCTTGGACAAGatcatcctctttctcttccaggTGACTTGTTCTCCTTccagtttttttccttctattagaCACATGACTTTACACCAACCTACCTCTTAGTTCAGGTTCAGTGGTAGGATGAAATGAAGCCCTTGGAAGTTATTGAATAGGTAATACAGGCAATTTACTTTTCCTTAAAACAGTGAACATATGGAATAAGGATGCCATGGTACTTATCTTCTCTAGATGAACTCTCCCTCATCTCCAACTAGAAACTTACCTGGTTAGTAGATCATCAAGGTTTGGCAACTTGAGCGATCTGAGGCACCTACCAAATCTGAGAGGCCTCAACTCCATGTGGCTAAGACTTTTTATCCCCCTAGATAGCCAGGGAGCTGCAGCCAATTAGGTCCTGGTGTCAGCTTTGTCCTGGGCTTGTTCAGTTTTGGATAGGGATGGGGCCAATGAGAAAGGAAGTTGCATCAGGGAAATTGAAGGCAATCAGGTTCTGGGAGCAGATTTGTCTTCTCTTAGGTAAAACTTCCCCATGTTGTAGATGAGAAGAAAGAAGCCATGTTAGGGAAATGCTAATCCTGTCACATACTACCCGATGGTGGCAAGATTCCAAGACTCTTCTAAAGCAGTgagaaactcaaatagaaatgggggccactaagccatacataaggatccctgaaggCTGCAC is part of the Notamacropus eugenii isolate mMacEug1 chromosome 3, mMacEug1.pri_v2, whole genome shotgun sequence genome and harbors:
- the LOC140534231 gene encoding receptor tyrosine-protein kinase erbB-3-like, which codes for MKGLRALPVLGWLLHQARGSKMGTSQAVTKTMCAPQCNGHCFGPNPNQSCHDECAGGCGSPWETDCFACRHFNDSGACASLCPLPLVYNKLTFQLEPNPHTKYQYGGVCVASCPHNFVIDHTSCQGLFWGQDSGRKEWVEDV